Proteins found in one Oligoflexia bacterium genomic segment:
- a CDS encoding ABC transporter ATP-binding protein, whose translation MRKDFVLEVIGVSKKFSATKTVVDDVSLTVAAGEFVSILGPSGCGKTTLLRLIAGLEFPDSGSLRLNGQDITHLEPHRRNVHTVFQRYALFPHMNIFDNIAFGLRCKKVAEKDIKLRVEEMLELANLKGQGGRLVTSLSGGEQQRVALVRALANMPNLLLLDEPLGALDLKLRLQLQQELVAIQKRVKTTFVFVTHDQQEALNMSDRVAVMNKGKIVQLGTPNEIYEFPKCFFVASFVGGINSLKGTLREESGKFLCDVDGLGLYFVEPPNDQKISGSLGAVCLRPEKLTIFSRRPTTMENVAEGNIRALTYLGTHTQFEVTLKNGNNVTVFQQNTQKLAKKVFQAGDRIHLGWQTVQSHYFPENQLQ comes from the coding sequence TTGAGAAAAGATTTCGTGCTAGAAGTCATTGGTGTTTCTAAAAAATTTTCGGCAACCAAAACTGTCGTAGATGATGTGAGCCTCACAGTTGCTGCTGGGGAATTTGTTTCAATTTTAGGTCCCAGCGGTTGTGGTAAAACCACACTTCTTAGACTGATTGCAGGGCTAGAATTTCCTGATTCAGGAAGCCTGAGGCTTAATGGTCAAGATATCACCCATCTTGAGCCACACAGACGAAACGTTCACACCGTATTTCAACGGTACGCACTTTTTCCACATATGAATATTTTTGACAACATCGCGTTTGGTCTAAGGTGTAAAAAAGTAGCTGAAAAAGATATTAAACTTCGTGTTGAAGAAATGCTTGAGCTTGCAAATCTTAAAGGTCAAGGCGGCAGACTTGTAACCTCACTTTCAGGGGGTGAGCAACAACGAGTCGCTTTAGTACGAGCACTGGCGAATATGCCAAATCTTCTGCTATTAGATGAACCATTGGGTGCACTTGATCTAAAACTTCGTCTGCAATTACAGCAAGAACTCGTAGCCATTCAAAAAAGAGTTAAAACGACTTTTGTATTCGTCACTCACGATCAGCAAGAAGCGCTTAATATGAGTGATCGCGTTGCAGTTATGAATAAAGGTAAAATTGTTCAATTAGGTACTCCAAATGAGATTTATGAGTTTCCTAAATGTTTTTTTGTGGCAAGTTTTGTTGGTGGAATCAATAGCCTCAAAGGAACACTTCGTGAAGAATCAGGGAAATTCTTATGTGACGTAGATGGTCTTGGTCTTTATTTTGTAGAACCTCCCAATGATCAAAAAATTTCAGGAAGTCTTGGTGCTGTTTGCTTAAGGCCAGAGAAACTTACAATTTTTTCTAGACGGCCAACAACCATGGAAAATGTGGCTGAAGGAAATATTCGAGCCCTCACCTATCTTGGTACTCATACACAATTTGAAGTTACTTTAAAAAATGGTAACAACGTCACAGTATTTCAGCAAAATACTCAAAAGCTCGCTAAAAAAGTTTTCCAAGCAGGAGATCGAATTCATCTGGGTTGGCAAACCGTACAATCTCATTACTTCCCAGAGAATCAGCTGCAGTGA
- a CDS encoding IMP dehydrogenase yields the protein MAIRFHCRELLNRDRGLTFDDVLIVPAKSEVRSRRNPQLDTQITKKQRLSIPIISSNMDTVTESQMAIAIGKLGGLGIIHRFITIQEQVHEVRKVVEAGISVVSASIGVNDDFKERAQALVKAGVTILTIDIAHGHSVSMMETLKYLKDTFSDIEVIAGNVATPEGTLDLIQAGADAIKVGIGPGSMCTTRIITGCGVPQLTAISMCREVSEEYKVPLIADGGIKTSGDLVKALAAGASSVMVGSLLAGTIETPGDIKKGFKQYRGMASKSAQVSWRGEVPEGMAPEGESTMVACKGHVKDVIDELCGGLRSGMSYVNALTLQELGEKAYFIEMTPTGLRENHAHGLRTSPI from the coding sequence CAAAATCTGAAGTAAGGTCACGCCGTAATCCTCAACTTGACACACAAATTACTAAAAAACAGAGACTTAGTATTCCTATTATTTCATCTAACATGGACACCGTTACTGAAAGCCAAATGGCCATTGCCATCGGGAAATTAGGAGGCCTCGGTATCATTCACCGCTTTATTACAATTCAAGAGCAGGTACATGAAGTGCGTAAAGTAGTTGAAGCGGGTATCAGTGTTGTGTCTGCAAGTATTGGTGTAAATGATGACTTTAAAGAACGTGCCCAAGCACTTGTAAAAGCTGGGGTTACAATTCTCACTATCGATATTGCCCATGGGCACTCAGTTTCTATGATGGAAACGCTCAAATATCTCAAAGACACATTTTCAGATATTGAAGTGATTGCTGGAAATGTCGCAACACCTGAAGGCACACTTGATTTAATACAAGCCGGTGCTGATGCGATAAAAGTAGGAATAGGCCCTGGGAGCATGTGCACGACACGTATTATTACAGGTTGTGGGGTTCCACAATTAACAGCAATTTCAATGTGTCGTGAAGTCAGTGAAGAATACAAAGTCCCCTTGATCGCGGATGGTGGAATCAAAACCAGTGGTGATTTAGTAAAAGCCTTAGCAGCAGGGGCAAGTTCTGTGATGGTAGGTTCTCTGCTTGCCGGAACAATAGAGACCCCTGGCGACATCAAAAAAGGCTTTAAACAGTATCGCGGAATGGCTTCAAAAAGTGCCCAAGTCAGTTGGCGTGGAGAAGTTCCAGAGGGAATGGCTCCTGAAGGTGAAAGCACTATGGTGGCATGTAAGGGCCATGTTAAAGATGTGATTGATGAACTATGTGGTGGGCTTCGAAGTGGTATGAGTTACGTGAATGCACTGACTCTTCAAGAATTGGGTGAAAAAGCCTATTTCATTGAGATGACGCCAACAGGGTTACGTGAAAATCATGCTCATGGGCTTAGAACATCCCCAATCTAA